Proteins encoded together in one Bacteroides ovatus window:
- a CDS encoding glycoside hydrolase family 18, protein MKLNSFISVILTVACSLMFVACSDWTEPTPVDYNPIFPDEQDPSLHEKYEQSLKEYKNRKHTLMLIRFANNPGTTLGEQDFLRSLPDSVDFVVLTNADNLSVYDKEDISKLKRTGTKFLYYKNLSEFYDQCEETENLEEFKTKMNAALKNGESDEFDGYYVQFGRAGSMMHVDFFNEVTTAIREKLAAIGGPKANNGKLVFFDGIVTFTVDYSGRYEEPFIDLVDYFVDGQIVLLESSLEIKLNMSQPVGFYGKMPKEKVITTATPPTDDGKTGIISREDLDVIQTSEGMAYIINHFITGLGNNGPLAGVSIYNANEDYLATDGVTNYRRIRDAIQKLNPSPIN, encoded by the coding sequence ATGAAACTGAATTCATTCATAAGTGTCATATTGACCGTAGCCTGCTCACTGATGTTCGTTGCCTGTAGCGACTGGACAGAACCGACACCGGTTGATTACAACCCTATATTTCCCGACGAACAAGACCCCAGCTTGCATGAAAAATACGAGCAAAGTCTGAAAGAATACAAAAACCGGAAGCATACGTTAATGTTAATACGTTTTGCCAACAATCCGGGTACGACATTGGGCGAACAGGATTTCTTGCGTTCCTTGCCCGATAGCGTAGATTTTGTGGTGCTGACCAACGCTGATAATCTGTCCGTTTATGATAAGGAAGACATATCCAAACTCAAACGGACTGGCACCAAATTTCTCTATTACAAGAATTTATCCGAATTCTACGACCAATGCGAAGAAACAGAAAACCTGGAAGAATTCAAAACGAAAATGAATGCGGCATTGAAAAACGGGGAGAGTGATGAATTTGACGGTTATTATGTGCAGTTTGGTCGTGCCGGAAGTATGATGCATGTCGATTTCTTCAATGAGGTAACGACGGCTATCCGGGAAAAACTTGCCGCTATCGGCGGTCCGAAAGCTAATAATGGAAAGTTGGTTTTCTTTGATGGCATCGTCACATTTACAGTGGATTATAGCGGAAGATACGAAGAGCCGTTCATCGATTTGGTAGACTATTTCGTGGATGGGCAAATTGTGTTGCTTGAAAGCTCACTCGAAATAAAACTGAATATGAGCCAACCTGTAGGTTTCTATGGGAAAATGCCCAAAGAGAAAGTGATAACGACAGCCACTCCTCCGACCGATGACGGTAAAACCGGTATCATCAGCCGGGAAGATTTGGATGTTATACAAACCTCGGAAGGGATGGCCTACATCATCAATCATTTCATCACAGGACTGGGTAACAATGGTCCGCTGGCAGGAGTTTCTATCTACAATGCCAATGAAGATTATCTCGCCACCGATGGGGTGACTAACTACCGCCGTATACGTGATGCTATCCAAAAACTGAACCCATCACCGATTAATTAA
- a CDS encoding RagB/SusD family nutrient uptake outer membrane protein, translated as MNTQMKEYRKATLRLAYLLTLMLWTGSCIDMDINRNPYETTQDELMRENHIIGSSLKSMEALVVPTQEHLYQFVEAMCGGAYGRYFGETRVGWTEKYSTYNPKSDWLKASFSDPISEMYPSYRDIINRTNDPVALAFAKILRVAIMHRSTDMFGPIPYTKVLGDKTEGDGLSAPYDSQEEVYVAMFKELEEADEALKENLGLSAEGFKKLDNLYYGDVRKWYKYLHSLQLRMAMRIVYVKPELAREIAEKAVAAGVIENNEDNAQLHVEENRSALCFNDWKDYRIAAEIVSYMQGYNDPRLEKYFTQGKYQDDTDYYGLRIGILPSKVTDDELIQTYSNRLMTANDTYMWMTAAEVTFLRAEGALRGWAMSGDAQQLYEKAITLSFEQWGASGASGYSQNKALVPGAYKDPRGTYSAQSPSSITIAWNEDKENTRFEENLERIITQKWIAMFPLGIEAWCEHRRTGYPKFLPIMDNKGVGITNLTLGIRRLSYPAEEYQLNAENMLGALRKLNGEDNGATRLWWDCNPNVK; from the coding sequence ATGAATACTCAAATGAAAGAATACAGAAAAGCAACCCTCCGACTGGCATACCTGCTAACGCTGATGCTATGGACGGGAAGTTGTATCGATATGGATATCAATCGTAATCCTTACGAGACAACGCAGGATGAACTGATGCGCGAAAACCATATCATCGGCTCGTCTCTAAAGAGCATGGAAGCATTGGTGGTTCCCACACAAGAGCATCTTTATCAATTTGTGGAAGCGATGTGCGGAGGAGCCTACGGGCGTTATTTTGGAGAGACTCGTGTGGGTTGGACTGAAAAATACTCGACTTATAATCCCAAGTCGGACTGGCTGAAGGCTTCGTTCTCCGATCCTATCTCGGAAATGTATCCTTCCTACCGGGATATTATCAACCGTACCAATGACCCCGTCGCACTGGCATTCGCCAAGATTCTGCGAGTCGCTATCATGCACCGGTCTACGGATATGTTCGGGCCGATTCCCTATACCAAAGTATTGGGAGATAAAACGGAAGGTGACGGCCTTAGTGCTCCTTATGACTCTCAAGAGGAGGTTTATGTGGCTATGTTCAAGGAATTGGAAGAAGCAGATGAAGCTCTGAAGGAGAATCTAGGTCTAAGTGCGGAAGGATTTAAGAAACTGGATAATCTTTATTATGGAGATGTGCGGAAATGGTATAAATACCTTCACTCGTTACAGCTTCGCATGGCCATGCGTATCGTTTATGTGAAACCGGAACTGGCCAGGGAAATAGCCGAGAAAGCCGTAGCCGCAGGTGTGATAGAGAACAATGAGGACAACGCGCAACTGCATGTGGAGGAGAATCGTTCGGCTCTCTGTTTCAATGATTGGAAGGATTACCGGATAGCTGCGGAAATCGTTTCCTATATGCAGGGATATAACGATCCGCGTTTGGAAAAATACTTCACCCAGGGAAAGTATCAGGATGATACCGATTACTATGGGCTACGCATTGGTATTCTTCCTTCCAAAGTGACGGACGACGAGTTGATACAAACCTATTCCAACCGTTTGATGACTGCCAATGATACGTATATGTGGATGACTGCCGCCGAGGTCACGTTCCTTCGCGCCGAAGGTGCCCTGCGGGGATGGGCAATGAGCGGAGATGCCCAACAGCTATATGAGAAGGCGATCACCCTTTCCTTTGAGCAATGGGGCGCAAGCGGAGCAAGCGGATACTCCCAGAATAAAGCATTGGTGCCGGGGGCTTACAAAGACCCGAGAGGTACATACAGCGCCCAATCTCCGAGCAGCATCACCATTGCCTGGAACGAGGACAAGGAGAATACCCGTTTCGAAGAAAACCTGGAACGTATCATTACTCAAAAATGGATTGCCATGTTTCCTCTGGGCATTGAAGCCTGGTGCGAACATCGCCGCACAGGGTATCCTAAATTCCTTCCGATAATGGACAACAAGGGAGTGGGAATCACTAACCTGACACTGGGAATACGACGTCTCTCCTATCCTGCTGAAGAATATCAGCTGAATGCGGAAAATATGCTCGGTGCCCTGCGAAAGCTCAATGGAGAAGATAACGGCGCTACCCGCTTATGGTGGGACTGCAATCCGAATGTAAAATAA
- a CDS encoding DNA alkylation repair protein, which yields MTTTENIRKELQTLADSKYQEFHSSLLPGANNILGVRIPQLRTMAKEIIKKEDWRTFVESTDTIYYEETMLQGMIIGLAKMELEEQMKYVTMFIPRIDNWAVCDIFCSELKTSVKKGKENVWQFIQPYLKSSKEFEIRFGIVMLFHYVDDAHIDSLLKYADSFNHDAYYARMAMAWMISLCFIKFPQKTMEYLKHSTLDNWTYNKALQKTIESFRVDKDTKDILREMKRR from the coding sequence ATGACTACAACTGAAAATATCCGGAAAGAATTACAAACATTAGCAGATTCCAAATATCAGGAATTTCATTCTTCCCTCCTCCCGGGAGCAAACAACATTCTCGGCGTACGCATCCCCCAACTGCGGACAATGGCCAAAGAAATTATTAAGAAAGAAGACTGGCGTACATTTGTCGAATCAACCGATACGATTTATTATGAAGAAACAATGCTTCAGGGAATGATTATCGGACTGGCAAAAATGGAACTTGAAGAACAAATGAAATACGTAACGATGTTCATTCCCCGTATAGATAATTGGGCTGTATGCGACATATTCTGCAGTGAACTGAAAACTTCTGTGAAAAAAGGAAAAGAAAACGTATGGCAATTTATCCAACCCTATCTGAAATCCTCTAAAGAATTTGAAATACGTTTCGGAATTGTGATGCTTTTCCATTATGTAGATGACGCGCATATCGATTCGTTACTGAAATATGCCGACTCATTCAATCATGATGCATATTATGCACGCATGGCTATGGCATGGATGATATCATTGTGTTTTATCAAATTTCCCCAAAAGACAATGGAGTATCTGAAACATAGCACACTGGATAACTGGACTTACAACAAGGCACTGCAAAAAACAATTGAGTCATTCCGGGTAGATAAGGACACCAAGGACATTCTCCGAGAAATGAAAAGACGATAA
- a CDS encoding BT_3987 domain-containing protein — MKRNINFKNVLCMAAITLVTGMLGGCEDNSIATPVGKLPNETALDNNFGMLKCDMTTSDLEITMTNTKTPDFAFFYQTVKPVAQDTRITMKIDLDLVDKYNEEHGTEYRKMSTISIEGISNDGAMTIKAGDTMSDTIMVRLNPLGTLHDYSLLPITVELPEESGIRPSRDSNEIYYKIYYKRSTYPWLSPMKADMKKYKMVGFIDGEKVNASIAKEFIMVLYDNETFGPGHYELWETSWYAYLYDIINVNAATLGYANGKVTLNQSANFKKQLSNMSSLSSYGIKRCVTLKAEGTGLGFCNLTDEQITAFVAEVKKLANYRVDGINLMDEGAEYGINGHPAANATSYPKLIKALRESLGKTKLITVTITGDPAGSLASEAAGIRAGEYIDYAWTWVNTKIMNPWEDSSIEKPIAGLDKSQYGGFSTDEYTFDYENDESYPETLREKLYDKGLGKLYIMRNIPFWSDALEATPYHANINAGAAAFYRVEGGHKYEPDINYLHNGKYKDMKGDKNYYEM; from the coding sequence ATGAAAAGAAATATAAACTTCAAAAATGTTCTCTGCATGGCTGCCATTACATTAGTAACCGGCATGCTAGGAGGCTGCGAAGATAATTCCATTGCCACTCCCGTAGGTAAATTACCTAACGAGACGGCTTTAGACAATAACTTTGGCATGCTAAAATGTGATATGACAACCAGTGACCTGGAAATCACCATGACCAATACCAAGACTCCCGATTTTGCATTCTTCTACCAAACGGTGAAGCCGGTGGCACAGGACACCCGAATCACAATGAAAATCGACCTCGACTTAGTAGACAAATACAATGAAGAACACGGTACGGAATACCGGAAAATGTCTACTATCAGCATTGAGGGCATCAGTAACGATGGTGCAATGACTATTAAGGCAGGAGATACAATGTCGGATACTATCATGGTACGCCTGAATCCGCTAGGCACATTGCATGATTATTCTTTGCTCCCTATTACCGTAGAACTACCGGAAGAAAGCGGAATTCGTCCGTCACGGGATAGTAATGAAATCTATTACAAGATTTATTATAAACGCTCTACTTATCCGTGGTTGAGCCCGATGAAGGCTGATATGAAAAAGTACAAGATGGTAGGGTTTATTGATGGCGAAAAAGTCAACGCCTCCATTGCCAAAGAATTTATCATGGTATTATATGATAATGAAACATTCGGTCCCGGACATTATGAGTTATGGGAAACGTCGTGGTATGCCTATTTATATGACATCATTAATGTGAATGCCGCAACACTGGGATATGCGAATGGAAAAGTGACTCTGAACCAATCAGCCAATTTCAAAAAGCAGTTAAGCAATATGTCGTCACTCTCCAGCTATGGTATAAAGCGTTGCGTCACCCTTAAAGCAGAAGGGACCGGCTTGGGATTCTGCAACCTGACAGATGAGCAGATTACAGCCTTTGTAGCGGAAGTCAAGAAGCTCGCCAACTACCGTGTAGATGGCATTAATCTCATGGACGAAGGTGCCGAATATGGTATAAACGGACATCCGGCTGCCAATGCGACCTCGTATCCGAAGCTCATCAAAGCACTACGGGAATCTTTAGGCAAGACCAAACTGATTACAGTTACCATAACGGGTGATCCGGCCGGTTCACTAGCCTCCGAGGCTGCGGGTATCAGAGCAGGTGAATATATTGATTATGCCTGGACATGGGTAAATACCAAAATTATGAATCCATGGGAGGATAGCTCGATTGAAAAACCAATAGCAGGACTGGACAAATCTCAATATGGCGGTTTCAGCACCGACGAATATACGTTCGATTATGAAAATGACGAATCGTATCCGGAAACGTTACGAGAAAAGTTATATGACAAAGGTCTTGGCAAACTTTACATAATGCGTAATATCCCTTTCTGGTCGGACGCACTGGAAGCAACACCATATCATGCTAACATAAATGCAGGGGCAGCAGCCTTTTATAGAGTGGAAGGAGGCCATAAATATGAACCGGACATCAACTATTTGCATAATGGTAAATACAAGGATATGAAAGGGGATAAAAACTATTACGAGATGTAG
- a CDS encoding response regulator transcription factor, which produces MKYLMITSLFVSIIDANIFHQSHFFLLLTAGGISLYWLLSHFLTLHKEIKILKEEHQYFMDSFQSIRNPITLVHTPLRAACDDSCPEDIKKMLSLVIRNIDCLDEHLTKLMNLRHLLIYSKQMDIAEYELGNFINNRVHSLKNFATDKRIKLEIKTEFNYASVWFDQSKISPIIDKFIKNAIEHSKPEDKRIIFSISSNSEHWELKTFDANKGKLLTCYRRQKYHLIKPKHKSEFKYAFAKSVLCKKLMKLCDGNILINHSTHTVSLRFPTTNSERKVSGYNIIHSAKKSEERKTDTSLGKIAHKKSSIKPTVVLADSNEEFKSYLEECLSKDFDVKSFGNGSEALECIKEKYPDLVICDLMLHGMYGYELSSRLKTSGETSVIPIILYGSRIDIGQRNKRESSLADIFLYVPFHIEDLKIEMNVLIKNNRSLRRSFLQTVFGKQFLEKEEEKVLDDSNYTFINQVKEFILKNIDKENLTIDEIASELYMSRTAFFNKWKALTGEAPKYFIYRIRMEKARELLESGKYSVQVIPEMIGLKNLKNFRHKYKEYFGITPSKSITKKL; this is translated from the coding sequence ATGAAATACTTAATGATAACGTCACTATTTGTCTCTATTATAGATGCAAATATCTTTCACCAGTCTCACTTCTTCTTACTACTTACAGCCGGAGGAATTTCATTATATTGGCTCTTATCTCATTTTCTTACCCTCCATAAGGAAATCAAAATCTTAAAAGAAGAGCACCAATATTTCATGGATTCTTTTCAAAGCATTCGCAACCCTATCACACTCGTTCATACCCCTCTAAGAGCTGCTTGTGATGATAGTTGCCCCGAAGACATAAAGAAAATGTTATCACTAGTCATTCGTAATATAGACTGTCTTGATGAACACCTAACCAAATTAATGAATCTGCGACATCTGCTTATCTACTCCAAACAGATGGATATTGCCGAATATGAACTGGGAAACTTCATTAATAACAGAGTCCATTCATTGAAAAATTTCGCTACGGACAAGCGGATTAAGTTAGAAATAAAAACAGAGTTTAATTATGCCAGCGTTTGGTTCGATCAAAGTAAAATCTCTCCCATCATTGATAAATTCATAAAAAACGCAATAGAACATTCGAAACCTGAAGATAAAAGGATTATCTTTTCAATTTCTTCTAATTCCGAACACTGGGAACTTAAAACGTTCGATGCCAACAAGGGCAAATTGCTAACATGTTATAGGCGCCAAAAGTATCACTTGATTAAACCTAAACATAAATCAGAGTTCAAATATGCATTTGCCAAAAGTGTACTCTGCAAAAAATTAATGAAACTATGTGATGGGAATATTCTTATCAATCATTCAACCCACACTGTCTCACTAAGATTTCCTACAACAAATTCAGAAAGAAAGGTATCCGGATATAATATCATACACTCCGCAAAAAAGTCGGAAGAAAGAAAGACTGATACTTCATTGGGTAAGATTGCTCATAAAAAAAGTTCAATCAAGCCTACTGTTGTTCTCGCTGACAGTAATGAAGAATTCAAGTCTTATTTGGAAGAATGTTTATCAAAGGATTTTGATGTGAAAAGTTTCGGGAATGGCTCTGAAGCTTTAGAATGTATAAAAGAGAAATATCCTGATTTAGTGATTTGCGACCTTATGCTGCATGGAATGTATGGCTATGAACTGTCATCAAGACTAAAGACATCAGGAGAAACATCCGTTATTCCTATCATCCTTTACGGTTCACGTATAGATATAGGACAACGCAACAAAAGAGAAAGTTCTCTGGCCGACATCTTTTTATATGTGCCTTTCCACATCGAAGATTTAAAGATAGAAATGAATGTACTTATCAAAAACAACCGTTCTCTAAGAAGATCATTCTTGCAGACAGTTTTCGGAAAGCAGTTCTTGGAAAAGGAAGAAGAGAAAGTTTTAGATGATAGTAATTACACATTCATCAATCAAGTAAAAGAATTTATTCTAAAAAATATAGATAAGGAAAATCTGACGATAGATGAAATTGCCTCTGAACTGTATATGAGCAGAACTGCTTTCTTTAATAAATGGAAAGCACTGACGGGAGAAGCACCGAAGTATTTTATTTATCGTATTCGTATGGAAAAAGCACGTGAGTTATTGGAGAGTGGAAAATACTCTGTCCAGGTTATTCCTGAAATGATTGGATTGAAAAATCTTAAGAATTTCCGCCATAAATACAAAGAGTATTTCGGGATAACTCCAAGCAAGTCCATTACGAAAAAGCTATAA
- a CDS encoding DUF1735 and LamG domain-containing protein yields MKRYKIIISLAAIICGLMIACDNTDYSNKAPFDNMVYIKEASNSNSERVTFRNTLNEQKRAFSAKLTYPAGKDIVVKLKADPELINEFNARHGTDYGMLDSKYYSLSNSELIIKAEKSESLIDTIYFNNLLDLEIDKTYLVPLTISETSGGVHLLNGSKTLFYLVRRSSAITVAANLKDNYLEVPTFLDEEKNACLKELGQITMEALVYVEDFTYSGPSNTAGASDISTIMGVEQHFLMRIGDTSFPRQQLQMQGPDGVKFPAADRAKSLNAMTWYHIALVYNAKEHFIAYYVNGQLQSQDISYGKGATVDICGTPDCEFQIGRSYEDELRQLNGNIAEIRIWNTCRTKEEIWTNMYKVEDPENEESLLAYWKFNEGEGNIVKDHSKHGFDAVSAEPLVWPTGIEIPQINK; encoded by the coding sequence ATGAAACGATATAAAATAATCATCTCTCTGGCTGCAATCATCTGCGGACTGATGATTGCCTGTGACAATACGGATTACAGCAATAAAGCACCATTCGACAACATGGTCTATATCAAGGAAGCCAGTAACAGCAATTCAGAAAGAGTGACTTTCCGAAATACGCTGAATGAACAGAAACGTGCCTTCAGCGCCAAGTTGACTTACCCGGCAGGAAAAGACATCGTAGTGAAGCTGAAAGCGGATCCCGAACTGATAAACGAATTCAATGCCCGGCACGGGACTGATTATGGAATGCTGGATAGTAAATATTATAGCCTGTCGAACAGCGAACTGATTATCAAAGCCGAAAAGAGTGAATCATTGATTGATACGATCTATTTTAATAACCTGTTAGATCTGGAGATTGATAAAACTTATCTGGTTCCGCTCACCATCTCTGAAACGTCGGGTGGCGTTCATCTATTGAACGGTTCGAAAACATTGTTCTATCTGGTGCGCCGTTCAAGCGCTATCACGGTAGCCGCCAACCTGAAAGACAATTATCTGGAAGTGCCTACTTTCCTCGACGAAGAGAAAAATGCCTGTCTGAAAGAATTAGGTCAGATTACCATGGAAGCACTGGTATATGTAGAGGACTTTACATACAGCGGACCAAGCAATACGGCCGGTGCATCGGATATCAGTACGATCATGGGAGTAGAACAGCATTTCTTAATGCGTATAGGTGATACAAGTTTCCCACGCCAACAGTTGCAGATGCAGGGACCGGACGGAGTCAAATTCCCCGCCGCCGACAGGGCTAAGTCACTGAATGCAATGACATGGTATCATATAGCGCTGGTGTACAACGCCAAGGAACATTTTATTGCCTATTATGTGAACGGACAACTGCAAAGTCAGGATATCTCTTATGGAAAAGGAGCTACTGTGGATATCTGTGGAACGCCGGATTGCGAATTCCAGATAGGACGCTCTTATGAAGATGAGCTACGGCAACTCAACGGTAACATCGCAGAGATACGTATCTGGAACACTTGCCGTACGAAAGAGGAAATCTGGACGAATATGTATAAAGTGGAAGATCCTGAAAACGAAGAAAGCCTGCTTGCTTACTGGAAATTTAATGAAGGTGAGGGAAACATTGTCAAGGACCATTCGAAACACGGATTCGATGCAGTATCTGCCGAACCTCTTGTGTGGCCGACGGGAATCGAAATTCCACAAATCAACAAGTAA
- the tnpC gene encoding IS66 family transposase, whose translation MIDERAYELLCCQLGLANEEKAGLRKQNKELIARLESIEESNRENSKNLIDTINDLKDTIEKQSTTVEHYRKEMELMRKQLEAKDEVNRMLANEISNLRLQLEDSRKHRFGRTSEQRRLLNNRNLDKSALEQSEYDGSDRKDDNNKTDDNETGSNTSSGNIPAQNSKPSRRKETAPRAGKTKLKVDKVVVHEVDEYYTLPEGGRFMNRNGMPDVWEYRVIEHVRAYNVEHVYKVARVKLADGTFTSTMEHPLKNLGGIFSPELLARLLCLKYDFSMPENRQIRLLAREGIHISNTTLNSYIHNGIAKLREFMEDVFKEFVQRANYLMVDETTELVGVETKEGKAYRRKYLWAFFAKHIKMVYYHYNNGSRSSDAAKSFLEYFMGTISTDGYTVYRMFDGDDSKVLHIGCWTHCRRLWVDALPSDRTAMDIIDPIGEMFRNEDLFRMMKLSGEQIKERRLKLTGPILERIHHKVVIMMQDAKIMANELMRKAVNYTINQWKSLRNILKDGSAEISNNLCEQRMKPVKLLLKNCMNVGSEDAAENSAFTFSLIESCKLNGIDPQNYLKHLFECILHGKDCDKKALLPCFYKPEC comes from the coding sequence ATGATTGATGAAAGAGCATACGAGTTACTTTGCTGCCAGCTGGGTCTGGCGAATGAGGAAAAGGCAGGTCTTCGCAAACAGAATAAAGAATTGATTGCGAGGCTTGAGTCTATTGAAGAATCCAACAGGGAGAACTCTAAAAATCTGATAGATACCATCAATGATCTCAAAGATACCATCGAAAAGCAGTCAACCACGGTTGAACATTACAGGAAAGAAATGGAACTTATGAGAAAGCAGCTTGAAGCAAAGGATGAGGTGAACAGGATGCTGGCAAACGAGATCTCCAATCTCAGACTTCAGCTTGAGGACAGCAGGAAACACCGTTTCGGCCGTACTTCCGAGCAAAGAAGGCTGTTGAACAACCGTAATCTCGACAAGTCCGCTCTGGAACAATCCGAGTATGACGGTTCTGACAGGAAGGATGATAATAATAAGACCGATGATAACGAAACCGGCAGCAATACCTCTTCCGGCAACATACCTGCCCAGAACAGCAAACCTTCAAGGAGAAAGGAAACCGCACCACGTGCCGGGAAAACAAAATTGAAAGTTGACAAGGTGGTAGTACATGAAGTGGACGAGTATTACACGCTTCCAGAAGGGGGACGGTTTATGAACCGCAACGGTATGCCTGATGTGTGGGAATACAGGGTCATAGAACATGTAAGGGCTTATAACGTGGAGCATGTTTACAAGGTGGCAAGGGTAAAGCTTGCGGACGGCACTTTCACAAGCACCATGGAACATCCGCTGAAAAACCTTGGAGGTATCTTCTCTCCTGAACTGCTTGCCCGTCTGCTTTGTCTGAAATATGACTTCAGCATGCCTGAGAACAGACAGATAAGACTGCTTGCAAGAGAGGGTATCCACATAAGCAATACCACGCTGAACAGCTATATCCATAACGGAATCGCCAAACTAAGGGAGTTCATGGAAGATGTCTTCAAGGAGTTTGTACAGAGAGCTAATTACCTTATGGTTGATGAGACTACTGAGCTTGTTGGAGTGGAAACAAAGGAAGGTAAGGCTTACAGGAGAAAGTACTTATGGGCTTTCTTTGCCAAGCATATTAAGATGGTCTATTATCACTATAATAACGGCAGCAGGTCGTCCGATGCGGCAAAATCATTCCTGGAATATTTTATGGGAACCATATCCACTGACGGATATACGGTTTACAGGATGTTTGACGGAGACGACTCAAAGGTGCTTCATATAGGATGCTGGACGCATTGTAGAAGGTTGTGGGTTGATGCCCTGCCTTCAGACAGAACAGCGATGGACATAATAGATCCTATCGGTGAGATGTTCAGAAATGAAGACCTGTTCCGTATGATGAAACTCAGCGGTGAGCAGATTAAGGAAAGAAGGCTTAAGCTAACAGGACCGATTCTTGAACGTATCCATCATAAGGTGGTCATTATGATGCAGGATGCGAAGATTATGGCTAACGAACTGATGAGAAAGGCCGTGAACTATACGATAAACCAGTGGAAATCCTTGAGAAATATCCTCAAGGACGGTTCAGCAGAAATCTCGAACAACCTCTGTGAGCAAAGGATGAAACCTGTAAAGCTGCTGCTCAAGAACTGTATGAACGTTGGCAGTGAGGATGCGGCAGAAAACTCTGCATTCACCTTCTCTCTGATAGAAAGCTGTAAGTTGAACGGCATAGACCCTCAGAATTACCTGAAACACTTGTTTGAATGTATTCTTCATGGTAAGGACTGCGACAAGAAGGCTCTTCTGCCATGTTTCTATAAACCGGAATGTTAA
- a CDS encoding DUF4840 domain-containing protein produces the protein MKIITEIKKACCFNRFAFLVMSLGLIATFTACSSDNDSDIPVYSLKDVEGNYSGNMLTETAPSVNPQNYSFKEEQPQGATVTAEVKDNQIMIKKLPVDDLIKSIVGEEIGEIIIETLGDINYNIPYTAAFNDDSKGSILLQLKPEPLEIKYTIPTQVQTEGEEAPQITVKVTIEAEEKGQYTYKDKKLTFVIKATQVEVEGEPLENFSVTTFSFDMVKK, from the coding sequence ATGAAAATTATAACTGAAATAAAAAAAGCTTGTTGTTTTAATCGTTTTGCTTTCTTAGTAATGTCATTAGGCCTGATAGCCACTTTTACAGCATGTAGTAGTGATAACGATTCTGATATTCCCGTATATTCACTTAAAGATGTGGAAGGTAATTATTCCGGTAATATGCTGACAGAAACTGCTCCATCCGTCAATCCACAAAACTATTCCTTCAAAGAAGAACAGCCGCAAGGAGCCACAGTTACCGCTGAAGTAAAAGACAATCAGATTATGATAAAAAAACTTCCGGTTGACGATCTGATTAAAAGTATTGTCGGTGAAGAAATAGGCGAAATTATCATTGAGACTTTGGGTGATATCAATTACAACATTCCTTATACTGCAGCCTTTAATGATGATAGCAAAGGCTCCATTCTACTTCAATTAAAACCTGAACCTTTGGAAATAAAATACACGATCCCTACCCAAGTACAAACAGAGGGAGAGGAAGCTCCTCAAATTACTGTAAAAGTAACTATAGAAGCGGAAGAAAAGGGTCAATATACATATAAAGATAAAAAACTCACCTTTGTAATCAAAGCCACCCAAGTGGAAGTAGAAGGAGAGCCGCTTGAAAACTTTTCGGTTACCACATTCAGTTTCGACATGGTCAAAAAGTAA